In Ostrea edulis chromosome 6, xbOstEdul1.1, whole genome shotgun sequence, a single window of DNA contains:
- the LOC125666505 gene encoding bifunctional 3'-5' exonuclease/ATP-dependent helicase WRN-like, with protein MAALTENVINRILSEKQFHFAVKPEQFKIIESIVNKRDTFAVLSTGFGKSICYVIPALYYDEINPCKKHTSLVISPLKALIKDQVQTLKDHNIKACGIYEGVDKSVVDEIKNGDATVLLASPEAIISKHWLRVLQDVYKDNIALVAYDEAHCISEWGLDFREDYRKVGILQSVLNSPVLTLTATCNTAMKADIEKILGMSQVNTISFLPNRSNIFINIQKSSEKYEDELQWLLTNLRRKGIAMNKTLLYVNSIGKCEELYIWMHGLLKEKAYDGQLSVDTRMVEMFHAHTDTKSKDRILSTFCSEGGTIRILICTVAVGMGINIPDVSIVLIWGLPPSLLQLWQEAGRAGRDGRSSISVCYAYPRSIALPCDSCRKSGKRKCDCARRTYLRELVSTTECQRYHILHTFSLSDENKSELKDLMKMNNTCCSCENLCNRKLCKCCITCVMKCKCSNRKKSSNEVILSFIR; from the exons atggCTGCCTTGACTGAAAATGTAATCAACAGAATCCTTTCAGAAAAGCAATTTCATTTTGCAGTGAAACCAGAGCAGTTTAAAATTATTGAATCTATTGTTAATAAAAGAGACACATTTGCTGTATTATCAACAGGCTTTGGGAAAAGTATATGCTATGTCATCCCAGCACTCTATTATGATGAA ATCAATCCCTGTAAAAAGCATACAAGTCTGGTGATCTCACCACTGAAAGCATTGATCAAAGATCAGGTTCAAACTCTCAAGGATCATAACATCAAAGCATGTGGCATATATGAAGGGGTGGATAAATCTGTTGTAGATG AAATAAAGAATGGAGATGCAACAGTTTTACTTGCTTCCCCTGAGGCTATTATATCCAAGCACTGGCTAAGGGTGCTACAAGATGTCTACAAGGATAACATTGCATTGGTTGCATATGATGAGGCTCACTGCATATCAGAATG GGGTCTTGACTTCAGAGAAGACTACAGGAAGGTTGGGATTCTACAGAGTGTTCTTAATTCTCCTGTTCTCACCCTGACTGCCACCTGCAATACAGCAATGAAAGCTGACATTGAAAAAATTCTTGGAATGTCCCAAGTTAACACCATTTCATTTTTGCCAAACAG ATCAAATATCTTCATTAATATTCAAAAGTCCAGTGAAAAATATGAAGATGAGCTACAGTGGTTGCTTACAAATCTTCGACGGAAGGGTATAGCAATGAATAAAACATTGCTATATGTAAATTCAATTGGAAAATGTGAAGAACTATACATTTGGATGCATGGTTTATTAAAAGAAAAGGCATATGACGGACAATTATCTGTTGACACAAGGATGGTAGAAATGTTTCATGCACACACAGATACCAAATCAAAAGACAGAATTTTGAGTACTTTTTGTTCTGAAGGCGGTACCATACGAATTTTGATATGCACTGTAGCTGTAGGTATGGGAATCAATATTCCAGATGTAAGCATTGTTCTTATATGGGGTTTACCCCCTTCTCTTTTACAACTTTGGCAAGAGGCAGGTAGGGCTGGAAGAGACGGTAGATCAAGTATTTCAGTGTGTTATGCTTATCCTCGAAGTATAGCTTTACCCTGTGATTCATGTAGAAAATCAGGTAAAAGAAAGTGTGATTGTGCCAGAAGGACATACTTGAGAGAACTTGTATCTACTACTGAATGCCAGAGATATCATATTCTTCACACATTTTCCTTATCAGATGAAAACAAAAGTGAACTTAAAGATCTCATGAAAATGAATAATACTTGTTGTAGCTGTGAAAATTTATGCAATCGTAAACTTTGTAAGTGTTGCATAACATGTGTTATGAAATGTAAATGCTCAAACCGAAAGAAGTCATCCAATGAAGTAATACTATCTTTCATAAGATAA